A single genomic interval of Streptomyces showdoensis harbors:
- a CDS encoding amidohydrolase encodes MRTRLVLSSARLLDPGTGTFLPQTALAVAEDGRISALGEDREIRGLADSGTEVVDLKGAVVTAGLVDGHLHPVSGAELTHGLDLSHCADVADVREALAGAVRELGRGDWLFGWGLDPNVFGDLPVGVAPFDAVLEGVPAFLLLFDAHSALASRRALELAGVDGPRTFDQASAEVVCDEHGRPTGLLQEDAACELVERVAPQPTREERRDRLAAALRAMAAAGLTGGHVMDANGESLALLAELDAAGELPLRLRVAPWCQPGTDAEGVRELIAQQGTGGALWRVDGVKLFMDGTIDNGTAWLERPDCHGESTHAFWPDPAAYTHVIGELHRAGVPTATHAIGDAAVRHALDAVEKAAAAGGPAVRHRVEHIETVPDDTLHRFAELGVLASMQPTHCCDFTRADHTDNWSRRLGEERASRAWRCRDLWDSGATVVLGSDWPIAPFPPLGVMAGARHRRPSRDLTLPPHGPEQALTALEALRAMTVNAAYASNEEHEAGRLALGHRADLTVLSADPLTTPATDLPDLPVTLTTVNGRVTFRAETTG; translated from the coding sequence GTGCGCACCCGTCTCGTCCTGTCCTCGGCCCGGCTGCTCGATCCGGGCACCGGCACGTTCCTGCCGCAGACCGCGCTCGCCGTGGCGGAGGACGGACGGATCTCGGCGCTCGGCGAGGACCGGGAGATCCGCGGGCTCGCGGACTCCGGGACCGAGGTCGTCGACCTGAAGGGGGCCGTGGTCACGGCCGGGCTCGTGGACGGGCACCTGCACCCGGTCAGCGGCGCCGAGCTGACCCACGGGCTCGACCTGTCGCACTGCGCGGACGTGGCCGACGTGCGGGAGGCGCTCGCCGGGGCGGTACGGGAGCTCGGCCGCGGCGACTGGCTGTTCGGGTGGGGCCTGGACCCGAACGTCTTCGGCGACCTGCCGGTCGGCGTCGCCCCGTTCGACGCCGTGCTCGAAGGCGTCCCGGCCTTCCTGCTCCTCTTCGACGCGCACTCGGCGCTCGCGAGCCGCCGGGCGCTGGAGCTCGCCGGGGTCGACGGACCGCGCACCTTCGACCAGGCCTCCGCGGAGGTCGTCTGCGACGAGCACGGGCGCCCCACCGGACTGCTCCAGGAGGACGCCGCCTGCGAGCTGGTCGAGCGGGTCGCGCCCCAGCCGACGCGCGAGGAGCGGCGGGACCGGCTGGCCGCCGCGCTGCGTGCGATGGCGGCGGCCGGACTGACCGGCGGGCACGTGATGGACGCGAACGGCGAGAGCCTCGCGCTGCTCGCGGAGCTCGACGCGGCGGGCGAGCTGCCGCTGCGGCTGCGGGTCGCGCCGTGGTGCCAGCCGGGCACGGACGCGGAGGGCGTGCGGGAACTGATCGCCCAGCAGGGCACGGGCGGGGCGCTGTGGCGGGTGGACGGCGTGAAGCTGTTCATGGACGGCACCATCGACAACGGCACGGCGTGGCTGGAGCGGCCCGACTGCCACGGGGAGTCCACGCACGCGTTCTGGCCCGATCCGGCCGCGTACACGCACGTCATCGGCGAGCTGCACCGGGCCGGGGTGCCGACCGCGACGCACGCGATCGGCGACGCGGCGGTCCGGCACGCGCTGGACGCGGTGGAGAAGGCGGCGGCCGCGGGCGGCCCGGCGGTACGGCACCGGGTCGAGCACATCGAGACGGTGCCGGACGACACCCTGCACCGCTTCGCGGAGCTCGGCGTCCTGGCCTCGATGCAGCCCACGCACTGCTGCGACTTCACGCGGGCCGACCACACCGACAACTGGTCGCGCCGGCTGGGCGAGGAGCGCGCCTCGCGGGCCTGGCGCTGCCGCGACCTGTGGGACTCGGGCGCCACGGTGGTCCTGGGCTCCGACTGGCCGATCGCCCCCTTCCCGCCCCTGGGCGTGATGGCCGGCGCCCGCCACCGCCGCCCGAGCCGCGACCTGACCCTGCCGCCGCACGGCCCGGAGCAGGCGCTGACGGCCCTGGAGGCCCTGCGCGCGATGACCGTGAACGCGGCCTACGCCTCCAACGAGGAACACGAGGCGGGCCGCCTCGCCCTCGGCCACCGCGCCGACCTCACGGTCCTGTCGGCCGACCCCCTGACCACCCCGGCGACGGACCTCCCGGACCTGCCGGTGACCCTGACGACGGTGAACGGCCGCGTGACCTTCCGCGCGGAGACGACGGGCTGA
- a CDS encoding TetR/AcrR family transcriptional regulator: MSSSVQRKRVRKSPEARRAEIVEAAARVALTEGLECVTLRRIAEELAVRPGLISHYFPSAEELVAEAFAVAALGELDSLLPADRPDGTPTQYLARYFALSTGDAYDDISRLWINARHLSRYRPVLRDRVTEMELASDDRLEALIHEGVERGEFRTEDARATAIQILVVLDGLGAHANSDRTDRPAAVNRMAVTTAERELGLAHGALSPQTP, translated from the coding sequence ATGTCGTCAAGCGTCCAGCGCAAACGAGTTCGCAAATCTCCGGAGGCCCGGCGGGCGGAGATCGTGGAGGCCGCGGCCCGGGTGGCCCTGACCGAGGGCCTGGAATGCGTGACCCTGCGGCGCATCGCCGAGGAGCTCGCCGTGCGACCCGGCCTGATCAGCCACTACTTCCCCTCCGCGGAGGAGCTGGTGGCCGAGGCGTTCGCCGTGGCGGCCCTGGGCGAGCTCGACTCCCTGCTGCCGGCCGACCGCCCCGACGGGACGCCCACGCAGTACCTCGCGCGCTACTTCGCCCTCTCGACGGGCGACGCCTACGACGACATCAGCCGCCTGTGGATCAACGCCCGCCACCTCAGCCGCTACCGCCCCGTCCTGCGCGACCGGGTCACCGAGATGGAGCTCGCCTCCGACGACCGGCTGGAGGCCCTCATCCACGAGGGCGTCGAGCGGGGCGAGTTCCGCACGGAGGACGCCCGGGCCACGGCCATCCAGATCCTGGTGGTCCTGGACGGCCTGGGCGCCCACGCCAACTCCGACCGCACCGACCGCCCGGCGGCGGTGAACCGGATGGCCGTCACGACGGCGGAACGCGAACTGGGACTGGCGCACGGGGCACTGTCCCCGCAGACCCCCTGA
- a CDS encoding purine-cytosine permease family protein, with translation MASTFPEPRASAPAAQSATDRPTRIESHGIDHIPDGERHGRPSELFAVWAAANVNYLSLVIGGALVLMGLSLVQALVVIVVGNAFWLLTGVLAVSGPAAGAPSEVITRAMYGVRGNRVNNAVTGWMISVCYFALNLAAAGGAAFALVEKTGLHANTGVKIVVVLAIAAATLAIGVYGHALIIRLYLPITIALTAAFGVVGYAVLRHADFGYVPDAPLRGVGLWATVIGGVTLIAAGPLSYTTSADFSRYLPATTSKRAVVGWTALGGFLPSVLVCSLGALAATVVDMTDPQAALQTILPGWFTPVFLLSLVLGTIAINAMTAYSAGLALQAVGLRIRRSLSVLADGTVAVALTLYALLVSNFLDTVSNVLELTVILLGPAMTVYAVDILLRRNRYDGRALMDETRDSAFWYAAGVNPAGALAVVGGAVAAALCVNTAYTGPVAHALGGVDLSLPAGMTVAALLYAVLMRGRTPAVQAAPATPARG, from the coding sequence ATGGCTTCCACGTTCCCCGAACCGCGCGCCAGCGCCCCCGCCGCGCAGTCGGCCACGGACCGGCCCACCAGGATCGAGTCCCACGGCATCGACCACATCCCCGACGGCGAGCGTCACGGGCGCCCGAGCGAGCTCTTCGCGGTCTGGGCCGCGGCCAACGTGAACTACCTCAGCCTGGTCATCGGCGGCGCCCTCGTCCTGATGGGGCTCAGCCTCGTGCAGGCCCTCGTGGTGATCGTCGTGGGCAACGCGTTCTGGCTGCTGACGGGCGTGCTCGCCGTCTCCGGGCCCGCCGCCGGCGCGCCCAGCGAGGTGATCACCCGGGCCATGTACGGCGTGCGCGGCAACCGCGTGAACAACGCCGTCACCGGCTGGATGATCTCGGTCTGCTACTTCGCCCTGAACCTGGCCGCCGCGGGCGGCGCCGCCTTCGCCCTGGTGGAGAAGACCGGCCTGCACGCGAACACCGGCGTCAAGATCGTCGTGGTCCTGGCCATCGCCGCCGCCACGCTCGCCATCGGCGTCTACGGCCACGCCCTGATCATCCGGCTCTACCTGCCGATCACCATCGCGCTCACCGCCGCCTTCGGCGTCGTCGGCTACGCGGTGCTGCGCCACGCGGACTTCGGCTACGTGCCGGACGCCCCGCTGAGAGGCGTCGGCCTGTGGGCCACCGTGATCGGCGGCGTCACGCTCATCGCCGCGGGCCCGCTCTCGTACACGACCAGCGCCGACTTCTCCCGCTACCTGCCGGCCACCACCTCGAAGCGGGCCGTCGTCGGGTGGACCGCGCTCGGCGGCTTCCTGCCCAGCGTCCTGGTCTGCTCGCTCGGCGCCCTCGCCGCGACCGTCGTGGACATGACCGACCCGCAGGCGGCCCTGCAGACCATTCTGCCGGGCTGGTTCACCCCGGTCTTCCTGCTCTCGCTGGTGCTCGGCACGATCGCCATCAACGCGATGACCGCCTACAGCGCGGGCCTCGCCCTGCAGGCGGTCGGACTCCGGATCCGGCGCTCCCTCAGCGTGCTCGCCGACGGCACCGTCGCCGTCGCCCTCACCCTCTACGCGCTGCTCGTCTCCAACTTCCTGGACACCGTCAGCAACGTCCTGGAGCTCACCGTCATCCTGCTGGGCCCCGCCATGACCGTCTACGCCGTCGACATCCTGCTGCGCCGCAACCGCTACGACGGCCGCGCGCTCATGGACGAGACCCGCGACAGCGCCTTCTGGTACGCGGCGGGCGTCAACCCGGCCGGTGCCCTGGCCGTGGTCGGCGGGGCCGTCGCCGCGGCGCTCTGCGTGAACACCGCGTACACCGGCCCCGTCGCCCACGCCCTCGGGGGAGTGGACCTCTCGCTGCCCGCCGGGATGACGGTGGCGGCGCTCCTCTACGCCGTCCTCATGCGGGGCAGGACGCCCGCGGTCCAGGCGGCCCCGGCTACTCCCGCCCGCGGCTAG
- a CDS encoding gamma-glutamyl-gamma-aminobutyrate hydrolase family protein, giving the protein MPTPPKPLIGVTTYLDQARWGVWDLPAALLPAAYPRLVQASGGLAVMLPPDDPSAAAEAVARLDGLVVAGGADVEPVRYGAEPDPRTGPPARARDGWELALIDAALAAGTPLLGICRGMQLLNVALGGTLVQHLDGHTEAVGVMGSHPVEPVPGTLYASVVPERAEVPTYHHQCVEVLGKGLTASAHAADGTVEAIELAAPAWALGVQWHPEMGEDLRVMRELVAAASRGRE; this is encoded by the coding sequence ATGCCCACGCCCCCCAAGCCGCTCATCGGTGTGACGACCTATCTGGACCAGGCCCGTTGGGGGGTGTGGGACCTGCCGGCCGCGCTGCTGCCGGCCGCCTACCCGCGCCTCGTGCAGGCGAGCGGCGGCCTCGCGGTGATGCTGCCGCCGGACGACCCGTCGGCCGCGGCGGAGGCGGTGGCGCGGCTCGACGGCCTGGTGGTCGCGGGCGGCGCCGACGTCGAGCCGGTCCGGTACGGGGCCGAGCCCGACCCCCGTACCGGCCCGCCCGCCCGGGCGCGGGACGGCTGGGAGCTGGCCCTGATCGACGCCGCCCTGGCCGCCGGCACCCCGCTGCTCGGCATCTGCCGGGGCATGCAGCTGCTCAACGTGGCCCTCGGCGGCACGCTCGTCCAGCACCTGGACGGCCACACGGAGGCGGTCGGCGTGATGGGCAGCCACCCGGTCGAGCCGGTGCCCGGCACCCTGTACGCGTCCGTGGTCCCCGAGCGGGCCGAGGTGCCGACCTACCACCACCAGTGCGTCGAGGTCCTCGGCAAGGGGCTGACCGCCTCGGCCCACGCGGCGGACGGCACGGTCGAGGCGATCGAACTGGCCGCCCCCGCCTGGGCGCTCGGCGTGCAGTGGCACCCGGAGATGGGCGAGGACCTGCGGGTGATGCGGGAGCTGGTCGCGGCGGCTAGCCGCGGGCGGGAGTAG
- the eat gene encoding ethanolamine permease: MTLEDTSGTKGTTGNTTDDYLERRTLRRGSAGWLLLTGLGVAYVVSGDFSGWNIGLSKGGFGGLAIATVLMGAMYACLVFSLAELSAILPTAGGGYGFARRALGTWGGFLTGTAILIEYVLAPAAISIFIGDYVESLGLFGLESGWPVYLVCFALFIGIHLWGVGEALRFSLIVTAVAVAALLVFALGALSDFHVDGLNDIPVDEGAVGANSWLPFGLLGIWAAFPFGMWFFLGVEGVPLAAEEAKDPVRSMPRALALSMGILVLLAVVTFFAATGARGSAAIQEAGNPLVVALQGDGEPTALSRFVNYAGLAGLVASFFSLIYAGSRQLFALSRAGYLPRFLSLTSRRKSPYLGLLIPGALGFALAAGTGNGARMLNIAVFGATISYALMALSHIVLRRREPGLARPYRTPGGVVTSSVAFVLALSALVATFLVDKDAALIALGVYVIALAYFAFYSRHHLVAKAPEEEFAALAAAEAELER; encoded by the coding sequence ATGACGCTGGAAGACACCTCAGGCACCAAAGGCACCACAGGAAACACCACCGACGACTATCTGGAGCGGCGCACCCTGCGCCGCGGCAGCGCCGGCTGGCTGCTGCTCACCGGGCTCGGCGTCGCCTACGTCGTCTCCGGCGACTTCTCGGGCTGGAACATCGGCCTCTCCAAGGGCGGCTTCGGCGGCCTGGCCATCGCGACCGTACTGATGGGCGCGATGTACGCGTGCCTCGTCTTCTCGCTCGCCGAACTCTCCGCCATCCTGCCCACCGCCGGCGGCGGCTACGGCTTCGCCCGGCGGGCGCTCGGCACCTGGGGCGGCTTCCTCACCGGCACCGCGATCCTCATCGAGTACGTCCTCGCGCCCGCCGCCATCTCCATCTTCATCGGCGACTACGTCGAGTCCCTCGGCCTCTTCGGCCTGGAGTCGGGGTGGCCGGTCTACCTCGTCTGCTTCGCGCTCTTCATCGGCATCCACCTGTGGGGCGTGGGCGAGGCGCTGCGCTTCAGCCTGATCGTGACCGCGGTCGCGGTGGCGGCGCTGCTGGTCTTCGCGCTCGGCGCGCTCAGTGACTTCCACGTCGACGGCCTGAACGACATCCCGGTCGACGAGGGGGCCGTCGGCGCCAACTCCTGGCTGCCGTTCGGGCTCCTCGGGATCTGGGCCGCGTTCCCCTTCGGCATGTGGTTCTTCCTCGGCGTCGAGGGCGTGCCGCTGGCCGCCGAGGAGGCCAAGGACCCGGTGCGCTCCATGCCGAGGGCGCTCGCCCTGTCGATGGGCATCCTGGTGCTGCTCGCGGTGGTGACCTTCTTCGCGGCCACCGGGGCGCGCGGTTCGGCCGCGATCCAGGAGGCGGGCAACCCGCTGGTGGTGGCGCTCCAGGGCGACGGGGAGCCGACCGCGCTCAGCCGCTTCGTCAACTACGCGGGACTCGCGGGCCTGGTCGCCTCCTTCTTCTCCCTCATCTACGCGGGCTCACGCCAGCTCTTCGCCCTCTCCCGGGCCGGCTACCTGCCCCGCTTCCTCTCGCTCACCAGCCGCCGCAAGTCCCCCTACCTGGGGCTGCTCATCCCGGGCGCCCTCGGCTTCGCCCTCGCCGCGGGCACCGGGAACGGCGCGCGCATGCTGAACATCGCGGTGTTCGGCGCCACCATCTCGTACGCCCTGATGGCGCTCTCGCACATCGTGCTGCGCCGTCGCGAGCCGGGGCTCGCCCGGCCCTACCGCACCCCGGGCGGGGTGGTCACCTCCTCGGTGGCCTTCGTCCTGGCGCTCTCGGCGCTCGTGGCGACCTTCCTGGTCGACAAGGACGCGGCCCTCATCGCCCTCGGGGTCTATGTGATCGCCCTCGCCTACTTCGCGTTCTACAGTCGCCACCACCTGGTGGCGAAGGCGCCGGAGGAGGAGTTCGCCGCGCTGGCGGCGGCCGAGGCGGAACTCGAACGCTGA
- a CDS encoding FadR/GntR family transcriptional regulator produces the protein MAQTNESTDRLTPVLRPVRAGNGFEEALEQILQIVRLGLVPGGERLPAERELADRMGISRVTLREVLKVLQEQGLVESRRGRYGGTFVLRRPQTADEAELRRRIAAVDVEDTLRFREVLEVGAAGLCAAHGLDDEGAERLRTALAATHDAPLGDYRRQDTLLHLTLAELSGSPTLTAQYAAVRATVNDLLDCIPLLVRNLEHSQHQHTALVEAVLDGDADAAREVMREHCGGTAALLRGFLT, from the coding sequence GTGGCCCAGACGAATGAATCGACCGACCGGTTGACGCCGGTGCTGCGGCCGGTGCGCGCGGGGAACGGCTTCGAGGAGGCACTGGAGCAGATCCTGCAGATCGTCCGGCTCGGCCTGGTGCCCGGCGGCGAGCGCCTGCCGGCCGAGCGGGAGCTGGCGGACCGGATGGGGATCAGCCGGGTCACCCTGCGCGAGGTCCTGAAGGTGCTGCAGGAGCAGGGCCTGGTGGAGAGCCGGCGCGGGCGGTACGGCGGCACCTTCGTGCTGCGGCGCCCGCAGACCGCCGACGAGGCGGAGCTGCGGCGCCGGATCGCGGCCGTCGACGTGGAGGACACGCTGCGCTTCCGCGAGGTCCTGGAGGTCGGCGCGGCGGGGCTCTGCGCCGCCCACGGCCTGGACGACGAGGGTGCCGAGCGGCTGCGCACGGCGCTGGCCGCCACCCACGACGCCCCGCTCGGCGACTACCGGCGCCAGGACACCCTGCTCCACCTCACGCTCGCCGAGCTGTCCGGTTCGCCGACGCTGACCGCGCAGTACGCGGCGGTGCGGGCGACCGTCAACGACCTGCTCGACTGCATCCCGCTGCTCGTGCGCAACCTGGAGCACTCGCAGCACCAGCACACCGCGCTGGTGGAGGCGGTGCTCGACGGGGACGCGGACGCGGCGCGCGAGGTGATGCGGGAGCACTGCGGGGGGACGGCGGCCCTGCTGCGGGGCTTCCTGACCTGA
- a CDS encoding glutamine synthetase family protein, whose protein sequence is MADRKPPLAVDELRALVASGEIDTVVLAFPDMQGRLQGKRFAAPFFLDEVLGHGTEGCNYLLAVDTEMNTVDGYEMSSWDRGYGDFAMHPDLSTLRRVPWNEGTAMVMADLAWNDRSPVVAAPRQILRRQLDRLAAHGFTAHVGTELEFIVFKDTYEQAWDANYRGLTPVNQYNIDYSVLGTGRIEPLLRRIRNEMAGAGLTVESAKGECNPGQHEIAFKYDEALVTCDQHAVYKTGAKEIAAQEGCSLTFMAKYNEREGNSCHIHLSLQNAEGVNVMAGDGPDGMSDVMRHFLAGQLAALRDFSLLYAPNINSYKRFQPGSFAPTAVAWGFDNRTCALRIVGHGRSTRFENRLPGGDVNPYLAVAGLVAAGLHGIEQGLELPDACTGNAYAGGYEHVPTTLREAAELWENSEIAKAAFGPEVVAHYRNMARVELDAYDAAITDWELRRSFERM, encoded by the coding sequence GTGGCAGACCGCAAACCCCCGCTCGCCGTCGACGAGCTCCGTGCCCTCGTCGCGAGCGGCGAGATCGACACCGTCGTCCTGGCCTTCCCCGACATGCAGGGACGGCTCCAGGGCAAGCGGTTCGCCGCACCGTTCTTCCTGGACGAGGTCCTCGGCCACGGCACCGAGGGCTGCAACTATCTTCTGGCCGTCGACACCGAGATGAACACCGTCGACGGCTACGAGATGTCGTCCTGGGACCGCGGCTACGGCGACTTCGCCATGCACCCCGACCTCTCCACCCTGCGCCGCGTGCCCTGGAACGAGGGCACCGCGATGGTCATGGCCGACCTCGCCTGGAACGACCGCAGCCCGGTCGTCGCCGCCCCCCGGCAGATCCTGCGCCGCCAGCTCGACCGCCTCGCCGCCCACGGCTTCACCGCCCACGTCGGCACGGAGCTCGAGTTCATCGTCTTCAAGGACACCTACGAGCAGGCCTGGGACGCGAACTACCGCGGCCTCACCCCCGTCAACCAGTACAACATCGACTACTCCGTCCTGGGGACCGGACGCATCGAACCCCTCCTGCGCCGCATCCGCAACGAGATGGCCGGCGCCGGGCTCACCGTCGAGTCCGCCAAGGGCGAGTGCAACCCCGGCCAGCACGAGATCGCCTTCAAGTACGACGAGGCCCTGGTCACCTGCGACCAGCACGCCGTCTACAAGACGGGCGCCAAGGAGATCGCCGCCCAGGAGGGCTGCTCGCTCACCTTCATGGCCAAGTACAACGAGCGCGAGGGCAACTCCTGCCACATCCACCTCTCGCTCCAGAACGCCGAGGGCGTCAACGTCATGGCGGGCGACGGACCCGACGGCATGTCGGACGTCATGCGCCACTTCCTCGCCGGACAGCTGGCCGCCCTGCGCGACTTCTCCCTCCTCTACGCCCCCAACATCAACTCCTACAAGCGGTTCCAGCCGGGCTCCTTCGCCCCCACCGCCGTCGCCTGGGGCTTCGACAACCGCACCTGCGCGCTGCGGATCGTCGGCCACGGCCGCTCGACCCGCTTCGAGAACCGCCTCCCCGGCGGCGACGTCAACCCCTACCTCGCCGTCGCCGGCCTCGTCGCCGCCGGACTGCACGGCATCGAGCAGGGCCTGGAGCTCCCGGACGCCTGTACCGGCAACGCGTACGCCGGCGGCTACGAGCACGTCCCCACCACCCTGCGCGAGGCCGCCGAACTCTGGGAGAACAGCGAGATCGCCAAGGCCGCCTTCGGCCCCGAGGTCGTCGCCCACTACCGCAACATGGCCCGCGTCGAACTCGACGCCTACGACGCCGCCATCACCGACTGGGAACTGCGCCGCTCCTTCGAACGCATGTGA
- a CDS encoding aldehyde dehydrogenase family protein produces the protein MLQVLNPATEEVVATVPAATPADVDAAVTRATAAQRSWAAAAPAERARILRRFASVVDSHVEELALLEVREAGHTLGNARWEAGNVRDLLDYAAGGVERLNGRQIPVPGGLDVTILEPLGVVGVIAPWNFPMPIAAWATAPALAAGNAVILKPAETTPLTALRLAELALEAGVPEGLFQVLPGEGPVAGNALVEHPGVAKIVFTGSTRVGKSIMASCADRVKRLTLELGGKSPNIVFADADLEAAAAATPMSFLDNSGQDCCARTRILVQRSAYDRFLELLTPAIEEIVVGDPLDERTQMGPLISRAQLDRVRGHVEGAGAAEAIRGKAPEGPGFWFPPTVLTGLPEDAPCAVEEVFGPVAVVLPFEDEADAIRLANATEYGLSGSIWTRDVGRALRASRAVRAGNLSVNSHSSVRYWTPFGGFRQSGLGRELGPDALTAFTETKNVFISTEGPAL, from the coding sequence TTGCTCCAGGTACTGAACCCGGCGACCGAGGAGGTCGTCGCCACCGTCCCCGCCGCCACCCCGGCCGACGTGGACGCCGCCGTCACCCGCGCCACCGCCGCCCAGCGCTCCTGGGCCGCCGCCGCCCCCGCCGAGCGGGCCCGGATCCTGCGCCGCTTCGCCTCCGTCGTCGACTCCCACGTCGAGGAGCTCGCCCTCCTGGAGGTCCGCGAGGCCGGCCACACCCTCGGCAACGCCCGCTGGGAGGCCGGCAACGTCCGCGACCTGCTCGACTACGCGGCCGGGGGAGTGGAACGCCTGAACGGGCGCCAGATCCCGGTCCCCGGCGGCCTCGACGTCACCATCCTCGAACCCCTCGGGGTCGTCGGCGTCATCGCGCCCTGGAACTTCCCCATGCCGATCGCCGCCTGGGCCACCGCCCCCGCCCTCGCCGCGGGCAACGCCGTGATCCTCAAGCCGGCCGAGACCACCCCGCTCACCGCGCTGCGGCTCGCCGAGCTCGCCCTGGAGGCCGGGGTCCCCGAGGGGCTCTTCCAGGTCCTCCCCGGTGAGGGCCCGGTCGCCGGGAACGCGCTCGTCGAGCACCCCGGCGTCGCCAAGATCGTCTTCACCGGCTCCACCCGGGTCGGCAAGTCGATCATGGCCAGCTGCGCCGACCGGGTGAAGCGGCTCACCCTCGAACTCGGCGGCAAGAGCCCCAACATCGTCTTCGCCGACGCGGACCTGGAGGCCGCGGCGGCGGCCACCCCGATGTCCTTCCTCGACAACAGCGGCCAGGACTGCTGCGCCCGCACCCGCATCCTGGTCCAGCGCAGCGCGTACGACCGCTTCCTGGAGCTCCTCACCCCCGCGATCGAGGAGATCGTCGTCGGCGACCCCCTCGACGAGCGCACCCAGATGGGCCCGCTCATCTCCCGCGCCCAGCTCGACCGGGTCCGCGGTCACGTGGAAGGCGCCGGCGCCGCCGAGGCCATCCGCGGCAAGGCCCCCGAGGGTCCCGGCTTCTGGTTCCCGCCCACCGTCCTGACCGGCCTCCCGGAGGACGCCCCCTGCGCCGTCGAGGAGGTCTTCGGCCCCGTCGCCGTCGTCCTCCCCTTCGAGGACGAGGCCGACGCGATCCGCCTCGCCAACGCCACCGAGTACGGCCTGTCCGGCTCGATCTGGACCCGCGACGTCGGCCGCGCCCTGCGCGCCTCCCGCGCCGTCCGGGCCGGCAACCTCTCCGTCAACTCCCACTCCAGCGTCCGCTACTGGACCCCGTTCGGCGGCTTCCGCCAGTCCGGGCTCGGCCGTGAACTGGGACCCGACGCCCTGACCGCCTTCACCGAAACCAAGAACGTCTTCATCAGCACGGAGGGCCCCGCACTGTGA
- a CDS encoding 3-oxoacyl-ACP reductase: MSTEETICRRLVGRTAVITGAGSGIGLATARRFASEGANVVCGDIDERAGKAAAEEVGGIFVKVDVTDPEEVEALFKTAFDTYGSVDIAFNNAGISPPDDDSILETGLEAWKRVQDVNLTSVYLCCKAALPYMRRQGKGSIINTASFVAIMGAATSQISYTASKGGVLAMSRELGVQFAREGIRVNALCPGPVNTPLLQELFAKDPERAARRLVHIPVGRFAEAEEIAAAVAFLASDDSSFINASDFLVDGGISGAYVTPL; the protein is encoded by the coding sequence GTGAGCACCGAAGAGACCATCTGCCGCCGCCTCGTCGGCCGTACCGCCGTCATCACCGGAGCCGGCAGCGGCATCGGCCTCGCCACCGCCCGCCGCTTCGCCTCCGAGGGCGCCAACGTCGTCTGCGGCGACATCGACGAGCGGGCCGGCAAGGCCGCCGCCGAGGAGGTCGGCGGCATCTTCGTCAAGGTCGACGTCACCGACCCGGAGGAGGTCGAGGCGCTGTTCAAGACCGCCTTCGACACCTACGGCTCCGTCGACATCGCCTTCAACAACGCCGGCATCTCGCCCCCCGACGACGACTCCATCCTGGAGACCGGCCTGGAGGCCTGGAAGCGCGTCCAGGACGTCAACCTGACCTCGGTCTACCTCTGCTGCAAGGCCGCCCTGCCCTACATGCGGCGCCAGGGCAAGGGCTCCATCATCAACACCGCCTCCTTCGTCGCCATCATGGGCGCGGCCACCAGCCAGATCTCGTACACCGCCTCCAAGGGCGGCGTGCTCGCCATGTCCCGCGAACTCGGCGTCCAGTTCGCCCGCGAGGGCATCCGGGTCAACGCCCTCTGCCCCGGGCCCGTCAACACCCCGCTGCTCCAGGAGCTGTTCGCCAAGGACCCGGAGCGCGCCGCGCGCCGCCTGGTGCACATCCCCGTCGGCCGCTTCGCCGAGGCCGAGGAGATCGCCGCCGCCGTCGCCTTCCTCGCCAGCGACGACTCCTCCTTCATCAACGCCAGCGACTTCCTCGTCGACGGCGGCATCTCCGGCGCGTACGTGACCCCGCTCTAA